The Triticum aestivum cultivar Chinese Spring chromosome 5A, IWGSC CS RefSeq v2.1, whole genome shotgun sequence genomic sequence GTGCAGAGAATTAGGAGCATCCTCATAGGCAGTGAGTTGATCATAGAGCTCAGCAAAGCGCTCAACATATCCTCCACAGAACTGGTTGGAGCAATCCCGCTCAACATAATCCTCCACAGAACTGGTTGGAGCAATCCCGCTATAATCCTCCCCAGGACTGATTGAAGCGATTCGAAACAATTTTCTGTGAAGAGTTTGATACGGCCATTCAGTCCAACTGAAATTGGGCATTCGTCTTTGCACTGATTCAAGCCACCTAGCAGCAGCACCTTCAAATTGAGCCGTGGCCATGGAAATCCACCTATGCATAGGACTACCCCAGAGACGGAACTGATCTTCGCATCAATTCTGCCACAACATTGAATTGGTGTCGTCAAATTTCGGAAGCTCCATTGGTAGAGAAAACGGGGAATGTTTAGTAGCATCCACAACATGGAAATCTTgaaggggggtgggggggggggggattttctcAGAGAAGAATTAGATTCACACACACCTCTGACCGGGGGAGGAACATAACATTATGGGCCTTCCCCCGGTGTTCATTGTCGAAGCCAAGGATGTCGGTGACGGCACGACCATGACCAGCATTGCACGATGATGAACTCCCGCCCCCTTGAGGCCTGGATCCACGGTCTCTTGCTTGTATAGGCTCACCTTGATTTGCTCGAGATCGGGCGTGAGCTCTTCACGGATCCCATACACCCGCACCGACATGAGGCTATCAAGCATGCCGTTATTCGCCTCCAGAAGTTTGCTCATGGAATGGAGAAGCGATTTGCCTGCTCCTTGAGTTTCTGGTCCATGTCGCTGACGATCTTGTAGCGGAGGAGCTCGTAGACAACGCGGCTCTCAGGGCTGAGTTCCTCCATGACTGAATAAAGTGCGTGTGGCTGTGAAGCGGGATCTCCAGGACGAAGGCTCTAAATACCAATTGTGAGCTACTCACTAGATTCAACTCACAAGGACTAGGAATTTCATGGAAGCTTGATCTAGAATTCGAGTTTAGTTAGAAGTTCCACCTAACCACACTCACTTCTATCCATTACAACGAACAAGCCACGGTCACAGTCGTCCAAATCCTAGCTAAAGAAGAAAGACAATGGCTATAAGTAGAGTACAACGATCAACGGGCAGTTTGGGATTGCAAGCCATTGGGGAAGCTTCTTGGCCTTGTCGACTAGGTCCTTGGAACTTGGAACTGGAGCTGTAGCGGCTACGCTGTTGTCAACAACGCTACATTAGGTATCATAGCTTGTTCTTCTCCTTCAATGTTACCGTCCAAATAGGTTTTGGTATAGTAGACACTCGAGTCGTCGTGCCAAGGCCCAATAGGACCAGCACACCGGAACAACAAACGTCGTTGATGAAGAGAAGTGTCGATTAGAAGGATTCAACATGGAGACACACAAGCACAGatgaacgaagaccggatccaactTCAGGAAGCCGCCGCCGTCTCATCTTTCTAAACAGGATATAAACAGTAAACAAACtcaaaaaaacatctaaaaataaAGCAAGAGCCCTCCCACCAGCAAGTGTCGGGATCCACCACATCTCCATTGCCCTGAGGCCACAGAAGATAAGTCAGATCAGCGACGACACCGGCAGGAGG encodes the following:
- the LOC123103405 gene encoding uncharacterized protein, with translation MSKLLEANNGMLDSLMSVRVYGIREELTPDLEQIKVSLYKQETVDPGLKGAGVHHRAMLVMVVPSPTSLASTMNTGGRPIMLCSSPGQRIDAKISSVSGVVLCIGGFPWPRLNLKVLLLGGLNQCKDECPISVGLNGRIKLFTENCFESLQSVLGRIIAGLLQPVLWRIMLSGIAPTSSVEDMLSALLSSMINSLPMRMLLILCTSPRLHEELGEG